TAGTATATGCGCGCCGACTTCGCTGCCTTTTTCCAGTATGCAAATACTGATTTCCCGGTTTGCTTCAAGCGCTAGTTGCTTGAGTTTGATGGCTGCTGATAAGCCCGCAGGCCCAGCGCCTACAATCAATACGTCATATTCCATCACATCGCGTTGCATGTTGATCTCTTAAATAATAAAGATTACTGTATTTGGTTGGTATGGCTAACGTCGGATGTCTGTAATTTGCAGTGAGCCAGGAACGCCTGCATACTGGCAGTTTGATACTTTTTCTTGTGCCATACAAACATAAATTGCCGCTGCAAATCAAGCCAGGGCGTAGCGATTGCTACCAGATTCCCACGCTGTAAATAATCGCGCAGTGCAAGCCTTGATATGCAGCCGATGCCGAGGCCAGATTCTACCGCACCTTTGATCGCCTCTGTATGTTCAAGTACCAGCCTGATATTAAGGGCGGATAGATGATGGTGAAAAGCATGGTCAAAAGTCTCTCGTGTGCCAGAACCTGGCTCACGCAGCACCCAGGTTTCAGCGAGTAAATCGTCCATTGAAATCTTGGTTTTAAGTGCGAGTGGATGATTGGGTGCGCAGAACACAACAAGTTCATCATCCATCCATGGTTCTGCGACAAGATCAGGGTGCTGGCAATTGCCCTCAATCAAGCCTAAATCTAGGTCATAGTGGGCAATTTGTTGTAAAATCACGCTGGTGTTTTGTACGCGTAGTTGAATCTGGCAATCCTGGTGTTGTTTCATAAATGAACCAATCAGCGATGTGGCGATGTAGTTTCCTACCGTAAGCGTTGCGCCTACTTTTAGCAGACCTAAAGTGGCCTTGCCCTGCAGCATACTCTCGATTTCAGAAGCCTGATCCAGTAATGTTGTTGCCTTTGGCAACAGGCTGCGGCCTAGCTCGTTGAGCTTAAGGGTTTTGCCTATGCGGTCAAATAGCTGGCAATCGAATTGCTTTTCGAGCTCGGCCAATGCTGTACTGGTGGCGGATTGAGAGAGCGACAGGGCTTCTGCTGCTCGAGACACGTTATCCATGCGCGCAACGGCAATGAATACCTCTAGCTGTTTGAGTGTGTGTCGCATGAGCAGTTATCTATTATTTAGATATATATTATTTAAATAATCCATTTAATGGATATTGTAATGCCAATGTAAAATGTGCGGTTAACAAAATAGTTAGCATAAAAGAATTTAAGGGCTGGAATATGAAGGTTTTAGTAGCGGTCAAGCATGTGCTGGATTACAACATCATGCCGCGCATCAAGCAGGATGGTTCAGATGTTGATATTACTGGCAACAAGATGGGCATTAACCCATTCGATGAAATTGCGGTGGAAGAGGCTGTGCGCCTGAAAGAACGCGGTATCGTGAAAGAAATCATCGCAGTTTCAATCGGCGCTGAAAACAGTAAAGATACTCTGCGCCACGCTCTTGCAATGGGTGCAGACCGTGCTGTGTTGATACAAACAGATGCAGCATTGCAACCGCTTGGTGTTGCGAAGCTGTTAAAAGCGATTGTTGAAAAAGAACAGCCAGACCTGATTCTTCTCGGCAAGCAGGCGATTGATGATGACTCAGGCCAGACAGGGCAAATGCTTTCTGCCTTATTAGGCACTGGCCAGAGTACGTTTGCTTCCGCAATCAATATAAAAGATGGCGAGATTGAAGTGACACGTGAAGTGGATACAGGCAATGAAACCGTCAGCATCAAGTTGCCTGCCGTCGTTACCTCTGATCTACGTTTGAATGAACCGCGCTTTCTCAAGCTGCCAAACCTGATGATGGCAAAGAAAAAACCAATTGAAACGATTGTTGCAAGCGAGCTGGGTATAGATTTCAGCCCACGACTCAAGCAAACTAAAGTCGCTGAGCCACCAGTGCGTAAACCTGGTGTTCTAGTTGCCAGCGTTGCTGAGCTTGTCGAGAAACTCCGCATTGAGAAGGTATTGCCATGAGCATATTGATTTTAGCCGAACATGACGGCAAGCAACTTAAGCAATCTACGCGTCAGGCAGTTACTGCCGCCGCTGTTTGGCAATTGCCCATTCACATTCTGGTTGCAGCTGAACATGCGGATGTTGTTGCGAAAGAGGCGGCAAGTATTAGCAATGTAGCGCGTGTGATTAAGGTAGAAGCTGCGCATTTTAGTCATCCGCTTGCAGAAGATGTCTCTGCTGTTCTTATTAAGCTAGCACCAGAATACAAAGTTATCTTGGGTGGACATACGGCTTTGAGCAAAAGCGTATTGCCACGCGTCGCGGCTTTGCTGGATGTAGCAATGTTGTCTGATGTTATTCAAATTACAGCGCCCGCTACTTACGTTCGCCCTATTTATGCGGGCAACATATTTGCTACTGTTGAAAGTAGCGATAGTACACAAGTGCTAACCGTGCGGGGTACATCGTTTGAGGTAGCCGCAGATGGCGGCAATGCTGAGATTATCCGTATTGAAGCGCCAGCTGCGAATACCACCACACGTTGGATCAAAGAAGAGAAGAACGTATCAGACCGTCCAGAGCTTGCCTCAGCGCATGTGGTGATTTCTGGTGGCCGCAGTCTTGGTGAGCAGTTCAATAGCTTATTAGACCCAATTGCCCATAAGTTGAATGCTGCCGTTGGTGCTACTCGTGCTTGTGTGGATGCTGGCTTTGCCCCGAATGATATTCAGGTTGGTCAGACGGGTACTGTGGTCGCACCAGAGCTATATATCGCTGTTGGTATCTCTGGTGCCATGCAGCATATTGCGGGCATCAAGGATAGCAAGGTGATTGTCGCGATTAACCATGACCCAGATGCACCTATCTTCAAATATGCTGATTACGGCCTTGTGGCTGATTTGTTCAAAGCCCTGCCTGAATTGAATGCTGCACTTAACTAGTCTTTAATTAAACCCAATACTCGAAAGCTGAATTTATATGGCCGCCTACAACACAGAAAAAGTCTTATCAGTACAACACTGGAATGACAGTCTGTTCAGTTTTACCACCACCCGTGACGATGCGCTGCGTTTTGAAAATGGCCAGTTCGTGATGATCGGCCTTGAAGTGGAAGGCAAGCCGCTGATGCGTGCTTATAGTATCGTCAGCCCTAACTATGCTGAACACCTGGAGTTTTTCAGCATCAAGGTGCCCAATGGTCCGCTGACTTCACGTCTGCAGCATTTGAAAGTGGGTGACGATATTTTGGTGAGCCGTAAGCCAACAGGTACCTTGCTGTTGTCAGACCTAAAGCCAGGCAAGCACCTCTATCTGCTATCAACCGGTACTGGTCTGGCTCCATTCATCAGCCTGATTCAAGACCCTGAAGCCTACGAGCAATACGACAAGATTATTCTGGTACACGGTGTACGCCGTGTGAATGATCTGGCTTACGAAGACTTTATTACTAAAGAGCTGCCGAACAATGAATTCTTTGGCGAAGAAGTGCGGAATAAACTGATTTATTACCCAACCGTCACTCGTGAGCCATTCAAGAACTCAGGCCGTTTAACTGATTTGATGGAAAACGGTAAATTGTTTGCCGATATTGGTTTGCCACCACTGAACCCAGAAACCGATCGCGCCATGTTGTGCGGTAGCCCAGCCATGCTGGAAGATACATGCCGTGTTCTAGATGCTGCTGGCTTGAAAGTATCTGAGCGTATCGGTGATGTAGGTGATTACGTGATTGAGCGAGCATTCGCAGAAAAATAATCTCAGCTTTTAGTATTCTAGAAACGGCGCTTTGCTTGATGCAAATGCGCCGTTTTTTGTTTATGGCACTCTTTAGATTTCTGTGAAAGCAAAATTCCTAGAACCTATTTCTAATACAATGGATTTAATTGCAAGCACCAATACTCAAAGCAGTGTCCAAAAGAAACAACTGTAAAGGCTTTCATGAGTTTTGAGATTCAAATTGCCACCAGCTACAGCCAAATCAATGCGCAGGATTGGGATGCACTGACTACAGACTCGCCGCTGTTAAGCCACGCATTTTTAAGCGCGCTTGAAGCGACTAAATGTGTAGGCGAAGGCACAGGCTGGCAGCCTTATCCCATCCTCGTATATGAGTCTGGAAAACTGGTTGGGGCAGCACCGCTGTATCTCAAAGGCCACTCGTATGGCGAGTATGTGTTTGACTGGTCTTGGGCCGAGGCTTATGAGCGTAGCGGCCTTTCGTATTACCCCAAGTTGCTGGTCGCTGTGCCATTTTCGCCTATCACTGGCGCACGTTTAATCAGTAATAACCCTGACGTCCAGGCTATGATCATTCGGACTATGGAGCAGCAGATGCAGCAGCATGATCTCTCATCTGCGCATGTGATATTCACGGATGAATCTTCTTCTGCGGCCTTGAAAGCCAGTAACTGGCTGCGGCGTGATGGTGTGCAGTTTCGTTGGCGTAACGAAAACTTCAGGAATTTCGATGATTTCTTGAGCCATCTTTCACATGATAAGCGCAAGAAAATCAAACAAGAGCGCAAAAAAATCGTCAGTGCTGGCGTTGTCTGTAAGCGCGTTAAAGGGAGGGATATCCAGCCGCAGGATTGGGATTTTTTCTATCAGTGCTATACCAATACCTATCTGGAACATCGCTCCACGCCTTACCTTACAAGACCATTTTTTGATGCCATTGGCGCTAGCATGCCAGACAATATTCTGTTGATTATTGCGGAGCTTGAAGGTCGCCCTATCGCTGCAGCACTCAATATTTATGGACAGCAGTCGCTATATGGCCGTTATTGGGGCACGTTGGAATATGTGCCAAATCTGCATTTTGAGTTGTGCTATTACCAGGCGCAGGAGTTCTGTATCGCAGAAAAAATTGAGTACTTTGAAGGTGGCGCACAGGGTGAACACAAGCTGGCACGTGGCTTCTTGCCCAGACCCACTTGTTCATACCATAAGATTGCTCACCCTGATTTTGATAAAGCGATCAGCCAATTTGTTAAGCGCGAAGCCTATGGTATGGCGGTTTACCATAATGAACTGGAAGAGCGAGCACCGTTCAAAGCTGATTGATTATTCCTTTTAATGGAATTCTTTAATCGATGGATTGCATATTATGCACAGATATTTGCGCTTATACTTTGTAAATCCATAAATGATATGAAAAGTATATGAATTCACTGGATTACGACGTCATCACACGAGCGTTGGAATGGCTGCGAGATGGCCATCAAGTGCATCTGTTTACCGTAGTGCAAACTTGGGGCTCTTCTCCCAGATTGCCGGGTGCATTATTAGCACTGCGTGCTGACGGCCATCTGGTAGGCTCAGTATCAGGCGGCTGTATTGAAGATGATCTGGCTGACAAAGCGATTAACCAACAGTTGCCGAAAACGACAGCACTCATGGAATACGGCGTTAGCCAGGATGAAGCGCAGCGCTTTGGTATCCCATGCGGTGGTCGTTTGCAGATTCTCGTTGAGCCATCAATCGCTGAGGCCACACTATTACCTTTACTGAATGCCCTCGAGAATAAACAATTAGTACGTCGTTCCGTCAATTTAAACAGTGGACATGTCAGTTTTAAAGAGGCTTTGCCTGGCTCCAGCGCAGGGCTTGAGGGTGAGTATTTCCATAACTATTTTGGCCCCAAAGCACGGTTACTTATCATTGGTGCCAATCAGCTTGGTGTATTGCTAGCCAGCATGGCGCAGACGCTCGAATTCGAAGTGCTGATTTGTGATCCGCGTGATCATGTCAAAGCAGAGTGGCGTGTGACAGGTACGCAGTGGATAGACGGCATGCCTGATGACGTGATTGTGGAAATCAAGCCTGATGCCAATACTGCAATTGTGGCCGTGACGCATGACCCTAAGCTGGATGACATGGCCTTACTAGAAGCACTCAAGTGCGATGCTTTTTATGTCGGCGCGCTTGGCTCTGAACGCAACCAGCAGAATAGACGTGATCGATTGTTGTCATTTGATCTAACGGCAGATGAGGTTGCAAGATTACATGGCCCTGTTGGTTTGCGTATTGGTAGCCGCACTCCGGCGGAAATCGCCATTGCCATCTTGGCTGAGATTATCCAGGTGCGTAGCCAGCAACGGCAATCTGCCAGCATTCCCCATCGCTTGGGTGAGGATTCAAAAGCCAGTTCTGCTTGTAAGGCTTAGCTGCTGAGTTTCTAGACTTGCGCTTAAACACTGCGTAATTCCCAATAAAAAAGGATGTCATTTAGACATCCTTTTTTATTGCCGATTTAATTGTTTGGTAACGCTATACCAATTAAATCTCTAGCTGCTTACGTGGGAACTCTGGCCAATCCACATGGAAGAACTCGCCTCTAGGCTTATCGGTACGTTCATAAGTATGCGCGCCGAAATAGTCACGTTGGCCTTGTAACAGATTGGCTGGTAATGAGGCGCTGCGATAACCATCGTAATAAGCCAGCGCTGCACTGAAGCCTTGTGCTGGAATGCCGTTGGTGACTGCGAGTGCAATCACTTTACGCCAGCCGGCTTGACCTTCATTCATGGCGTTGGTGAAGTAGGGGTCAAGCATGAGGTTTTTGAGGCGTGAGTTCAACGCATAAGCATCAGTGATTTTTTGCAGGAAACGGGCGCGGATGATACAACCACCACGCCAGATTTGTGCAAGTTCACCGAAGTTGAGTTTCCAGTTATAAGCCACTTGTGCTTTATCAATCAGCTGAAAGCCTTGTGCATAGGCGCAGATTTTCGAGCAGTACAGCGCATTTTTAATGGCTTCGATAATCGCTTTTTTATCGGTCTCATGTTTGATGACAGGGCCTTGCAGAATCTTGCTGGCATCTACACGTTCTTCCTTCAGACTTGAAAGTGCGCGCGCATACACAGCGGCGGCAATTGCATTGGCTGGTGCGCCTAGTTCTAGCGCATTTGCTGCTGTCCATTGGCCTGTACCTTTTTGGCCTGCAGTATCGAGAATCTTATCGACCAAAAAGCCATCACCTGCAGGGTCTTTCTGTTGCAGGATGTCGCCAGTGATTTCAATCAAGAAGCTGGAAAGCTCGGTCTTATTCCATTCCTTGAATACCGCACCAATTTCATCAGCAGGCATGCCCAGCAGATTCTTCATCAGCCAGTAGGCTTCGCAAATCAACTGCATATCAATGTATTCAATGCCGTTATGTACCATTTTCACATAATGGCCAGCGCCATCTGGGCCGATGTATTCAGTACATGAGAAACCGCCTACAACAGGTTTTCCTGGGGCAGCGCCTTCAAGCGGCTCACCCGTTTTTGCATCAACTTTGGCTGCAATGTCGCGCCAGATAGGCTCTAGTGAAGCCCATGCTTTGCGTGTGCCACTTGGCATGAGTGATGGGCCAAAGCGCGCGCCAGTTTCACCACCAGAAACGCCAGAGCCGATGAAATCAATCCCTTTTGCGCTGAGTTCTTTTTCGCGACGAATCGTATCTGTCCATAAGGCATTTCCGCCATCAATAATGATGTCACCTTGCTCCAGGAACGGTAGTAGTGCGTTGATAGTGACATCAGTCGCGCTGCCTGCTTTAACCAGCAACACAATCTTGCGCGGGCGCTTGATGCTAAGGACGAATGAGGCCAAATCTTCAAAGCCAATCACGCGTTCGTGAGAAGGCTCATTCGCCAAGTTTTGTGCGATGAAGTCGCGCATTTTTTCGGGGTTGCGGTTATATACCGCGATGTTGTAGCCGTGGTCGGCAATATTCAGCGCCAGGTTCTGGCCCATGACGGCTAGGCCTACAAGGCCGATATCAGTAGTTTTGGTACTCATGAGTTCCTCAATTTGTTATTAATGATGTATTGAACGCGAAACAAGACATTTGCCCAAAACGAATAGCTTAGCCATGTCATGGTTTACCAACGCCTAAATAAATAAAGTACGTCGATAAATGCATTCTAGTCCAAATAAGTGGACAACAGAAACTGCAGAACATTCTGATTCTTTGCAGACTATATCGCTGCTTGATGACATTAAAAAGTAAAGATCATGAATGCAAAAAGCCAGCATGGTGAAACATCACCATGCTGGCTTTGGACTGCAGTTAAAACTTATTCTGGTTTTGGTGGTTTTCCCCAGCCACGTTTTTCGCCATCAGGGCGGGGTGGTGGCAGTTCAGACCATTTTTGTTTCTGCTCTGGTGTTAGCACTGCATAAATCTCATGCTTGGTTGCTGTGCGTTCTACTATCATCGCTGCTTGCTGTTTGGCTTGTTGATCAGCCAAAGCTTGTACCTTTTTAGCATCATAAGGCTCGGCCTTGGCTGCATCATCCAGCGCCTTGAAGTTGGCGCGCATGGTCTCAAACTGAGCCTTAGCATCGGGTTTATGCTTTTCCATGATCTGCTTGATTTTGTCTTGCTGATCCTGGCTCAGGTTGAGTTCGCGCAGGCCATGAAAACCGCCTGGGCCATGGCGATCACCATCTGGGCCGCCATGTCTTTGTTCACAATTGCCACGGTCGCCATGTTCATGCGGTGGCGGGGCATCGCCGGGCTCTGCATGCAAGGCGGCAGCGTTTAATGCCAGCATCGATGCCACTAGCATGCTGCTTGAAAATATGACTTTGGTAAATTTACTCATAATATTTCTCCTGCTTGATGTTCTTGTAAATGAGCCTGACTTATTGAATCTTTAGCCAGTGCTCATTGCCTTATGTCACGAAGCCTATTTTGCATGATTGTGTGTATGGCTACGTTTTGTTGGCGTAATACTGGGTAAAAGTTTGTAAAGAGGCCACCCACGATGCCCGAATCTTTGGCAGAATCAGATACTTAATAAAGATGACGATAAATACAGAGGGTATGCCGTGCTTAAAGTGCTACTGATTGATGATGATGTCGAGCTTTGCCAGATGATGGCCGAGTACCTAGGTGCAGAAG
This genomic window from Methyloradius palustris contains:
- a CDS encoding electron transfer flavoprotein subunit beta/FixA family protein gives rise to the protein MKVLVAVKHVLDYNIMPRIKQDGSDVDITGNKMGINPFDEIAVEEAVRLKERGIVKEIIAVSIGAENSKDTLRHALAMGADRAVLIQTDAALQPLGVAKLLKAIVEKEQPDLILLGKQAIDDDSGQTGQMLSALLGTGQSTFASAINIKDGEIEVTREVDTGNETVSIKLPAVVTSDLRLNEPRFLKLPNLMMAKKKPIETIVASELGIDFSPRLKQTKVAEPPVRKPGVLVASVAELVEKLRIEKVLP
- the gndA gene encoding NADP-dependent phosphogluconate dehydrogenase, with amino-acid sequence MSTKTTDIGLVGLAVMGQNLALNIADHGYNIAVYNRNPEKMRDFIAQNLANEPSHERVIGFEDLASFVLSIKRPRKIVLLVKAGSATDVTINALLPFLEQGDIIIDGGNALWTDTIRREKELSAKGIDFIGSGVSGGETGARFGPSLMPSGTRKAWASLEPIWRDIAAKVDAKTGEPLEGAAPGKPVVGGFSCTEYIGPDGAGHYVKMVHNGIEYIDMQLICEAYWLMKNLLGMPADEIGAVFKEWNKTELSSFLIEITGDILQQKDPAGDGFLVDKILDTAGQKGTGQWTAANALELGAPANAIAAAVYARALSSLKEERVDASKILQGPVIKHETDKKAIIEAIKNALYCSKICAYAQGFQLIDKAQVAYNWKLNFGELAQIWRGGCIIRARFLQKITDAYALNSRLKNLMLDPYFTNAMNEGQAGWRKVIALAVTNGIPAQGFSAALAYYDGYRSASLPANLLQGQRDYFGAHTYERTDKPRGEFFHVDWPEFPRKQLEI
- a CDS encoding LysR family transcriptional regulator encodes the protein MRHTLKQLEVFIAVARMDNVSRAAEALSLSQSATSTALAELEKQFDCQLFDRIGKTLKLNELGRSLLPKATTLLDQASEIESMLQGKATLGLLKVGATLTVGNYIATSLIGSFMKQHQDCQIQLRVQNTSVILQQIAHYDLDLGLIEGNCQHPDLVAEPWMDDELVVFCAPNHPLALKTKISMDDLLAETWVLREPGSGTRETFDHAFHHHLSALNIRLVLEHTEAIKGAVESGLGIGCISRLALRDYLQRGNLVAIATPWLDLQRQFMFVWHKKKYQTASMQAFLAHCKLQTSDVSHTNQIQ
- a CDS encoding GNAT family N-acetyltransferase — protein: MSFEIQIATSYSQINAQDWDALTTDSPLLSHAFLSALEATKCVGEGTGWQPYPILVYESGKLVGAAPLYLKGHSYGEYVFDWSWAEAYERSGLSYYPKLLVAVPFSPITGARLISNNPDVQAMIIRTMEQQMQQHDLSSAHVIFTDESSSAALKASNWLRRDGVQFRWRNENFRNFDDFLSHLSHDKRKKIKQERKKIVSAGVVCKRVKGRDIQPQDWDFFYQCYTNTYLEHRSTPYLTRPFFDAIGASMPDNILLIIAELEGRPIAAALNIYGQQSLYGRYWGTLEYVPNLHFELCYYQAQEFCIAEKIEYFEGGAQGEHKLARGFLPRPTCSYHKIAHPDFDKAISQFVKREAYGMAVYHNELEERAPFKAD
- a CDS encoding XdhC family protein encodes the protein MNSLDYDVITRALEWLRDGHQVHLFTVVQTWGSSPRLPGALLALRADGHLVGSVSGGCIEDDLADKAINQQLPKTTALMEYGVSQDEAQRFGIPCGGRLQILVEPSIAEATLLPLLNALENKQLVRRSVNLNSGHVSFKEALPGSSAGLEGEYFHNYFGPKARLLIIGANQLGVLLASMAQTLEFEVLICDPRDHVKAEWRVTGTQWIDGMPDDVIVEIKPDANTAIVAVTHDPKLDDMALLEALKCDAFYVGALGSERNQQNRRDRLLSFDLTADEVARLHGPVGLRIGSRTPAEIAIAILAEIIQVRSQQRQSASIPHRLGEDSKASSACKA
- a CDS encoding ferredoxin--NADP reductase, translated to MAAYNTEKVLSVQHWNDSLFSFTTTRDDALRFENGQFVMIGLEVEGKPLMRAYSIVSPNYAEHLEFFSIKVPNGPLTSRLQHLKVGDDILVSRKPTGTLLLSDLKPGKHLYLLSTGTGLAPFISLIQDPEAYEQYDKIILVHGVRRVNDLAYEDFITKELPNNEFFGEEVRNKLIYYPTVTREPFKNSGRLTDLMENGKLFADIGLPPLNPETDRAMLCGSPAMLEDTCRVLDAAGLKVSERIGDVGDYVIERAFAEK
- a CDS encoding electron transfer flavoprotein subunit alpha/FixB family protein, coding for MSILILAEHDGKQLKQSTRQAVTAAAVWQLPIHILVAAEHADVVAKEAASISNVARVIKVEAAHFSHPLAEDVSAVLIKLAPEYKVILGGHTALSKSVLPRVAALLDVAMLSDVIQITAPATYVRPIYAGNIFATVESSDSTQVLTVRGTSFEVAADGGNAEIIRIEAPAANTTTRWIKEEKNVSDRPELASAHVVISGGRSLGEQFNSLLDPIAHKLNAAVGATRACVDAGFAPNDIQVGQTGTVVAPELYIAVGISGAMQHIAGIKDSKVIVAINHDPDAPIFKYADYGLVADLFKALPELNAALN
- a CDS encoding Spy/CpxP family protein refolding chaperone: MSKFTKVIFSSSMLVASMLALNAAALHAEPGDAPPPHEHGDRGNCEQRHGGPDGDRHGPGGFHGLRELNLSQDQQDKIKQIMEKHKPDAKAQFETMRANFKALDDAAKAEPYDAKKVQALADQQAKQQAAMIVERTATKHEIYAVLTPEQKQKWSELPPPRPDGEKRGWGKPPKPE